TCTCAGGTCTCCTGAACAAGGAAATCGGAGGACCGAGTGTGAAGCCGTATCAGCCGCCAGGATACTGGGCGTTCCTGAACTTCCCGACTCGAGAGTGGCAAAACGACCAGGGCATGAATCTCTACCGACGCGGGTTGTACACCCACTGGCAGCGCCAGTACCTCTATCCCAGTCTGCTCGCTTTCGATGCCCCAAGTCGCGAAGAATGCACGGCCGAGCGTGTCCGCTCTAATACTCCTCTCCAGGCCCTCGTCCTCCTAAACGATCCGGCTTATGTCGAGGCTGCGCGGTCCTTTGCCGAACTCATCCTTCGGGAGGGAGGATCGACCTCCGACGATCGGTTCGACTGGGCGTTCCTGCATGGTCTTTCACGGACGCCCAGACCTGCAGAGCGAGAAGTTCTCCATGCCCAACTTGAGAAGCACCTTGCGGCCTATCGAACGGATCGTAAGTCGGCAACAGAACTACTCTCGATCGGGGCACGACCTGTCCCAGTCGAATTTGATGTTGCGGAGTTGGCGGCATGGACGAATGTGGCCCGGACGCTCCTGAACCTTCACGCTACGATTACCAGGAATTGAGCCATGGATTCCCAATTGCTCCAACGACAGAGCCTCGCCCTGACCCGTCGTGGTTTTCTGGGTCGTACCGCATGCGGGGTCGGCAGCCTGGCACTGGCCGAATTGCTTCAGGGTCGTGCGCGAGGGGCCGATCGGACGTCCGGGGTCCTCGGAGAACCTCATTACCCGATCAAGGCAAAACGCGTCATCTGGTTGTACATGGCCGGTGGCATGAGCCACCTGGAAACGTGGGACCCCAAGCCAAAACTTGGCGAACTCCACGGTCAGCCAATGCCCGAATCGATCACCGCCGGGCAGCAGATCGCGCAGCTTCAAGGGCAGCGGCTCAACTGCTTCGCGCCGCAACATCCGTTCCAACGATTCGGCGAATCGGGTCAGGAAATCAGCACGATCTTCCCATTGATCGGCGAAATGATCGCGGATGACCTTTGCATTATCCGGTCCATGCACACCGACGCAATTAATCACGACCCAGCCCACACCTTGATGAACACCGGATCGATGATTACGGGACGGCCGAGCATGGGATCGTGGCTGCTCTATGGTCTGGGAAGTGAGATCGAAAACCTGCCCGGTTACGTGGTCATGGTCTCGACCGGCAAGTACGGCCAGTCGCAGCCGATCGCCGCGAGACAGTGGCATTCGGGATTTCTTCCCAGTGAGTTTCAGGGAGTTCAGTTCCGAGGACAGGGCGATCCAGTCATGTATGTGAATAATCCGAAAGGAGTCACCCCTGATCGCCAACGCGACGTGGTCGAAGCCATCGAGGCATTGAACTCAATTGAGAACGAGGCAGTCAATGATCCCGAGATCGAGGCACGCATCAGCCAGTACGAATTGGCATTTCAGATGCAAACCAGCGTCCCCGACCTGGTGAATTTTGCAAACGAGCCAGCTTCTATCCGCGAGCTATACGGCACAGAGGGGGGTGACGGTTCCTTCGCGTCCAACTGCCTGCTGGCCCGCCGGCTTGCTGAACGCGGTGTGAAGTTTATTCAATTGTATCATCGTGACTGGGACCATCACGGCGCGATTAAAGAGCACGTTGCCGGGACCGCTGCGGAGGTCGATCGTGGCGTGGCCGCACTCGTGACCGACCTCAAGCAACGAGGAATGCTCGACGACACTCTCATTGTTTTCGGCAGTGAATTCGGGCGGACTCCGATGGCACAGGGAAATGGTCGGGACCATCACCTGGCCGGATTCAGCATGTGGTTAGCCGGCGGGGGCATTAAGCCCGGCGTTCACTTCGGAGCAACGGATGAACTCGGCTATCATGCCGTCGAGAATCGCGTGCATATCAATGATCTTCACGCAACGATGCTTTATCTGCTGGGGATCGAACACACAAAATTGACCTACCGATTCCAGGGAAGAGACTTCCGGCTCACCGATGTGGGAGGATCGGTGGTTCGGGATATCTTGGCCTGATCCCCGGATGGGATCACTATTCCAGGGGTCTTCTGTTTCGGCAACCGAGGCCTTCCTCCACAGGTTTTGTTCTTTTCTGGCTTCGGACGGAGGGATTGAGTCGATCCCTCCATCTCGAAGGTCAACTCCGGTCAACCGTCAACGGGAATTGGTTTGGCGACATCTCGTTGCGATCTTGGCCAGAAGAGAAACAGGACAAGGCAACCAGCCAACGGTACAAGCCCCACGATGACCAGACCAAGTCCATAACTCCGCGTCTGTTCGATGAGGCTTCCGATCCGAATTTGCCAGAGGCTCGAAGCAACCCATCCCCAGGCAGCTAATCCACCGGACAGGATTCCCATCCGTTTGGCCGACAATTCTTGAGTAAACGCATAATAGTACGGATGCAACCCGAGGATTCCCGCTCCGGCCACAAGCAAGAGCGTCACCATCAGGGCACCGGATCCGGCAAAGGGGACAAGGCACGCCCCCACCGCGAGGAGAGAAAATATCAGGTACCCGAGTCTTCGAGCGTCTTCGACGACCCAGCCTCGGCTTGCAAGGCGCGCAACAAGCAGGCCAGACAGGATGCAGCCGACATCCGCAACAATAAAGTACGCTGACATGATTCCTCGTGTCGCGAGCTTGCTGTACCCGTGATAGTCCTGCAAAAACAATCCGAGCCATGCCCGAAGGAACTGCCAGCTGATCGTCAGTGATGCGATCACTACGACAAGCACTCCAAGCCTCCGAACGAGCAATCTGCGATCCCCCACAAGGGGCTTGGAAGGGATCGAGTAGCCGAGCGGAAGCCTCAATTCCTGGTCTCGTACCACAACAAGCCACAATGGAACCCAGACAAGGCCCACAAGGCCAATCGACCAGAACGGAAATTCCCAGGTGAATCCGGATCGTTCAGCCGCTTCGATGTAGAGGGGAACCGCGACGGCTCCAATCGAGGCTCCACTTTGAAGAATGCCATTACCCAGAGCGAGCCCTTGTGGCGGCAGGATCGCACGAACCGTCAACAACGCACACGGCCAGTGGCCCGCCTCGAACACTCCCAGTACAACACGGCAAAGCAGGAGCCATCGATACGTTCCTGTGCCCGGTAAGTCTCCGGAACTTTCAAACCAATCGGTAATCCAGGTCTGGCCCGCACCAGCCGTCGCAATCCCTGCGAGCGACCACCCAATCAAGACGATGGGATAAAGCCAGCGCGGTCCCCATCGGTCGGCGAGAAGCCCGAACAGGATCGAACCAAAGGCAAAGGCATAGCCGAAACACCCTTCGACCATACCGACTCGGCTTTCCGTCAACGAGAATTCGTTCTTGAGCGTCGGTAGCGTCACGGCCAGCGCCTGCCGGTCCATGTAATTCAACATGGTCGCGAGCAGGAGAACGCCACAGATGAGCCAGGCACGTGTACCAAAATGCCCGGAAGACGTCAGAGATTCCACGTGTCACCCGTCCCGTCGATCATGCGTTGAAGATAATGGCCCACCCCTTCGGAAAAGACGCGGAAGAGCTCCTCACCCTTCTCCGCAGAAGCCACGGCCGGGTGCCCGATATGGCCCATGTGACTCCGATCTCGCATTGTCCATCCGCGAGAGGCGGGGGATGCACCTTCGCCGAATCGCACTTCCGGCACTTCTTGGAACTCAGGGGATACAAACTCGGGATGGAGCGCCAACATCATCGAGGTTTCCCATTCACACGCATGTCCCATCGACCTTTGCGAGAGGCCAGGGATGGCCCCGTAGGGATCACAGCTTTCCCAGTAAGTCAGCGAGGTGAGAAGCAGATCATCGCGATTCCGATGCGACTGCCTGAGTTCGAAAATCACCTGCTGGGATGGAACGATGTTTCCACCGTGACCGTTGAGAAACGCGATCTTGCGAAATCCATGAACCAGGAAGTTCTCGGCAAGGTCCCGGAGGAGGTCGAGATAAAGCCTCGGAGTCGCCGAAACGGTTCCTGGCATATCAAGATGATGATGCGAATTTCCAAGCCATTGCAATGGCGCAAAGAGAACCCTTTGGGCAATTGGGGTTTGCTTCACGCGCTTCAGTACCTCACCGAGGAGCATGCTGTCGGTAAAAACAGGCATGTGATGCCCGTGTTGTTCGAGTGCAGCGATGGGCAGCACCACCGGAGTCTTTCGGTCAAGCTCAGCCACCGACGGCCAGCTCATCTCAATCAGTTCCATATTGGCCCCCCTTGTGGGCAACAGCGTCAAAGGAGTCTACGAAGCAACTCCGACTCTGACCAGTGAGCTGAAAGGGACATCAAGATCTTGAATCCAAAAAAACGGGGTGCCCGTTGACATCGTTGATTTTGATCAGGAATCATTCCTTCGATCTCACGGGGAGTTGTTAGATTTCGAGCAACGTTGAGAGAAGAACGAACGGTTGAACGTATCATTTTTTTAGAATAAGTGAAAGTTTCTATCTGATGATGGCGTTCCACCATGATCTTGCCCCACTCGATCTATTTCAGGAGCTCCTCAGATCGAACCCGAGAAGAGATCACCTGCTCGTGAGGGCCCATACACTCACATGATGGCCTCATCGACTTCGACGAGGTTTATTGATTCGAGATCGGGTTCGACTGGACCTCAACGCCCCTCGATTCCTCAACCGGCCAGTAGCAGCTCGGATGGACCAGTCAGATCCCCGGGATCGGCTCCCAGCTCGCCATCGTTTGTGTGAACGATCGCGGAAGGTCCGAAACCAGTCGGAGTTGGCCGACATCAAACAGAGTATGTAGTACGGTAGACGACAGGTGTTGTCCGGTAATTGCCTCGGTCTGCGGCTCTCCGCCGTCGCGACTGGATTGGCCGATCACCTGGCCGCCCGGGAGTCCTCCGCCGACCAGCAGGAGTGGCCCCAGAGATCCCCAGTGATCACGGCCTCCTTTGGCATTGATCCGAGGAGTCCTCCCCATCTCTCCGCAAGCCACCAGGAGGATCGTTTCGTCGAGTCCCCGAGCGTACAGATCGTCGACGAACGCGGAGAGCGCATGATCAAGTGGAGGCCCCATGTAGCTCATTCCCTCGACCATCGTCGCATTGTTGACGTCCGCGTGCATGTCCCAGACAAAATTGGTTGTAACGGTGACGAACCCGGCTCCGCGTTCGCAGAGTCTCCGGGCCAAGAGAAGGAGTTTGCCAAGCGACTTCGCGTTATCAAGGTAATTTGTGTGGTTGTTCCACACCTTTCGAATCGATTCGGCTCGAACCAGGGGGGCGGTATCGTAACGCTCGACGACGTGGGCATCCTCGCGATCCAGGTCAAATGCCTCGGCCAGGCCGCCGTCGAGCAGACGGTAGGCTTGATCCCGCATCCGGTCGATCCCTTCAATCGCCGGGGCGTGATCGAGCCCCCTGGCAAGACCGTCGAGGCGCCCGAGCAATCGACGGCGGTCATTCATCCGCTCTCGAGGAATTGCTAACGCGAACTCACCGGTCCCTTGAGTTGAGGCCGCCGGGTCGTACGGTGCATCGGCAGTTGAAAGCGGGCCAGTGGC
This portion of the Tautonia rosea genome encodes:
- a CDS encoding DUF1501 domain-containing protein, translated to MDSQLLQRQSLALTRRGFLGRTACGVGSLALAELLQGRARGADRTSGVLGEPHYPIKAKRVIWLYMAGGMSHLETWDPKPKLGELHGQPMPESITAGQQIAQLQGQRLNCFAPQHPFQRFGESGQEISTIFPLIGEMIADDLCIIRSMHTDAINHDPAHTLMNTGSMITGRPSMGSWLLYGLGSEIENLPGYVVMVSTGKYGQSQPIAARQWHSGFLPSEFQGVQFRGQGDPVMYVNNPKGVTPDRQRDVVEAIEALNSIENEAVNDPEIEARISQYELAFQMQTSVPDLVNFANEPASIRELYGTEGGDGSFASNCLLARRLAERGVKFIQLYHRDWDHHGAIKEHVAGTAAEVDRGVAALVTDLKQRGMLDDTLIVFGSEFGRTPMAQGNGRDHHLAGFSMWLAGGGIKPGVHFGATDELGYHAVENRVHINDLHATMLYLLGIEHTKLTYRFQGRDFRLTDVGGSVVRDILA
- a CDS encoding MFS transporter; the encoded protein is MESLTSSGHFGTRAWLICGVLLLATMLNYMDRQALAVTLPTLKNEFSLTESRVGMVEGCFGYAFAFGSILFGLLADRWGPRWLYPIVLIGWSLAGIATAGAGQTWITDWFESSGDLPGTGTYRWLLLCRVVLGVFEAGHWPCALLTVRAILPPQGLALGNGILQSGASIGAVAVPLYIEAAERSGFTWEFPFWSIGLVGLVWVPLWLVVVRDQELRLPLGYSIPSKPLVGDRRLLVRRLGVLVVVIASLTISWQFLRAWLGLFLQDYHGYSKLATRGIMSAYFIVADVGCILSGLLVARLASRGWVVEDARRLGYLIFSLLAVGACLVPFAGSGALMVTLLLVAGAGILGLHPYYYAFTQELSAKRMGILSGGLAAWGWVASSLWQIRIGSLIEQTRSYGLGLVIVGLVPLAGCLVLFLFWPRSQRDVAKPIPVDG
- a CDS encoding creatininase family protein, producing MSWPSVAELDRKTPVVLPIAALEQHGHHMPVFTDSMLLGEVLKRVKQTPIAQRVLFAPLQWLGNSHHHLDMPGTVSATPRLYLDLLRDLAENFLVHGFRKIAFLNGHGGNIVPSQQVIFELRQSHRNRDDLLLTSLTYWESCDPYGAIPGLSQRSMGHACEWETSMMLALHPEFVSPEFQEVPEVRFGEGASPASRGWTMRDRSHMGHIGHPAVASAEKGEELFRVFSEGVGHYLQRMIDGTGDTWNL
- a CDS encoding DUF1501 domain-containing protein; translation: MLTFFDRDPAGSRREFLRVGGSVAIGAAGLTLGQIATLQARVSDGSLPGVLTGKSVIFLFLHGGPSQFETFDPKMDRPEGIRSATGEVSTSLPGVTFGGSFPRLAERAHRLNILRSFVPGDSNHNLKPLVGRDTFETNLGCVYARVAGANHPKSGLPTNVVLFPRAVDESTQPGTTSFGRFDATGPLSTADAPYDPAASTQGTGEFALAIPRERMNDRRRLLGRLDGLARGLDHAPAIEGIDRMRDQAYRLLDGGLAEAFDLDREDAHVVERYDTAPLVRAESIRKVWNNHTNYLDNAKSLGKLLLLARRLCERGAGFVTVTTNFVWDMHADVNNATMVEGMSYMGPPLDHALSAFVDDLYARGLDETILLVACGEMGRTPRINAKGGRDHWGSLGPLLLVGGGLPGGQVIGQSSRDGGEPQTEAITGQHLSSTVLHTLFDVGQLRLVSDLPRSFTQTMASWEPIPGI